TGCTCGGACGCAATGGCGTGGGCAAGACCACCTTGCTCAAATGCCTGATGGGTTTGTTGCCGGCCAAGGAAGGCGCGGTGAACTGGGAAGGTAAACCGATCACCACGTTCAAGCCGCACCAACGGGTGCATGCCGGCATCGCTTACGTGCCTCAGGGCCGGGAAATCTTTGGTCGACTGACCGTGGAAGAAAACCTGCTGATGGGCCTGTCGCGGTTTCCCGGCTCCGAAGCCAAGGAAGTCCCGGCGTTCATTTACGAGCTGTTCCCGGTGCTACTGCAAATGAAGCAACGGCGTGGCGGTGACTTGTCCGGTGGTCAGCAACAGCAGCTGGCGATTGGTAGAGCGCTGGCCAGTCGTCCACGTTTGCTGATTCTCGACGAGCCCACCGAAGGCATCCAGCCGTCGGTGATCAAGGAAATCGGCGCGGTGATCAAGCAGCTTGCAGCGCGCGGCGACATGGCGATTTTGCTGGTGGAGCAGTTTTACGATTTCGCCGCCGAACTGGCCGATCAGTACCTGGTGATGTCCCGGGGCGAGATCGTGCAACAAGGTCGCGGCGAAAATATGGAAGCCGAAGGCGTCCGTGGACTGGTTACGATCTAACCTGCAGCCTCCTGACGATAATCAGAAATCATGAATTTACCTGCCCCCATCACGCTGTTCACCCCCAGCTGGCATGCCGAGCTGGAACTCGGCTACGCCCGTTTCGGCGAGAGCACACGCCCGGTGCAGCGCCGTCACCAAGGCCCGCTGCGGGTGCAGAAACACTTGTATGCCGAAGGCCCCGAGGTGTGTCAGCACATCATCGTCCACCCGCCGGGGGGGATTGCCGGGGGTGATCGGCTGGACATCTCGGCCAGCGTCGGCACGCACGCCTGGGCGCAAATCACCAGCCCCGGCGCCGCCAAGTGGTATCGCGCGGCGGGGCCGGCTTATCAGAAACTCGACCTGCGCGTGGCCGCCGGTGCTACGTTGGAGTGGCTGCCGCAAGAGACGATTATCTTCAGCGACGCTCAGGCGGAACTCAACACCAGCATCGACCTTGAGGGCGATGCGCGACTGTTCTACTGGGACGTGGTCGCGCTGGGTCGCCCGGCCAGTGGCGAGCGCTTTGACCTCGGGCACTTTCAGGCGCACCTGGATATCCGCCGCGACGGGCAGTTGCTCTGGCACGAACGCCAGCGCATTGTCGGGAACGATGGTTTGCTGGATTCGCCGATCGGGCTGGATGGCCAACCGGTGTTTGCGACGTTGCTGGTGACGGGTGAAATTGATAGCGAATTGCTGGAGAAGTGCCGCTCGCTGGCCAATGACGTGCGCGGAGATCTGACGCAGTTGCCAGGGCTTTTGGTCGCCCGGTGCCTGGCCAGTGAAGCGCTGTTGGCACGGGGTTGGCTGATTGATTTGTGGCGCTTGCTCCGGCCTGTGTTGCTTGGCCGAGAAGCTATCCCCCCAAGAATATGGAACACCTGAAATGCTTTTCTGTGGGAGCGGGCTTGCCCGCGATGGCGGTCTTACAGCCAACATCTCTATTGGATGTGATGGCCCCATCGCGGGCAAGCCCGCTCCCACAGGGGATCTGTGCAAGCAGATCCAACTCTTTTTTATCTGCCCGGATGGATTTCTACGATGGACCTGACCCCACGCGAAAAAGACAAGCTGCTGATCTTCACCGCCGGTCTCGTGGCCGAACGGCGTTTGGCTCGTGGCGTAAAACTCAATTACCCGGAGGCCATGGCCTACATTTCCGCGGCGCTGCTCGAAGGCGCGCGTGACGGCCAGACCGTGGCCGAGCTGATGCATTACGGCACCACCCTGCTCAGCCGCGAACAAGTGATGGACGGCATCCCGGAAATGATCCCGGAGATCCAGGTCGAGGCGACGTTTCCCGACGGCACCAAACTGGTCACCGTTCACCAACCGATCGCCTGAGGCCGCGCCATGACTTACCACATCCGCGATGCGCTGCTTGCCGACCTGCCGGCGATCCGCGACATCTACAACGACGCCGTACTCAACACCACGGCGATCTGGAACGATAAGACCGTGGACCTGGACAACCGCCAGGCCTGGTTCAGCGCCCGGCAAGCCCAGGGTTATCCGGTGCTGGTGATCGTCGACGGTGACGACAGCGTACTCGGCTACGCTTCATTCGGTGACTGGCGGCCGTTCGACGGGTACCGCCACACGGTCGAGCACTCGGTGTACGTGCGCAACGACCAGCGGGGCAACGGCCTTGGGCCGCAACTGATGGACGCGCTGATCGAACGCGCCAAAGGCTGCAACAAACACGTGATGATCGCCGCCATCGAAAGCAGTAACGGCGCCTCGATCCGGCTGCACGACCGGGCCGGTTTTGTCATCACCGGCCAAATGCCGCAGGTGGGTACCAAGTTCGGCCGCTGGCTGGACCTGACCTTCATGCAACTGATCCTCGACCCCGGCGCAATGCCACCCGGTTCCCACAAGGAGTGATACCCCATGAACGCC
This genomic stretch from Pseudomonas wuhanensis harbors:
- a CDS encoding urease accessory protein UreD, with amino-acid sequence MNLPAPITLFTPSWHAELELGYARFGESTRPVQRRHQGPLRVQKHLYAEGPEVCQHIIVHPPGGIAGGDRLDISASVGTHAWAQITSPGAAKWYRAAGPAYQKLDLRVAAGATLEWLPQETIIFSDAQAELNTSIDLEGDARLFYWDVVALGRPASGERFDLGHFQAHLDIRRDGQLLWHERQRIVGNDGLLDSPIGLDGQPVFATLLVTGEIDSELLEKCRSLANDVRGDLTQLPGLLVARCLASEALLARGWLIDLWRLLRPVLLGREAIPPRIWNT
- the urtE gene encoding urea ABC transporter ATP-binding subunit UrtE; the protein is MLQVDKLHQYYGGSHILRGLTFEVKVGEVTCLLGRNGVGKTTLLKCLMGLLPAKEGAVNWEGKPITTFKPHQRVHAGIAYVPQGREIFGRLTVEENLLMGLSRFPGSEAKEVPAFIYELFPVLLQMKQRRGGDLSGGQQQQLAIGRALASRPRLLILDEPTEGIQPSVIKEIGAVIKQLAARGDMAILLVEQFYDFAAELADQYLVMSRGEIVQQGRGENMEAEGVRGLVTI
- the ureA gene encoding urease subunit gamma — protein: MDLTPREKDKLLIFTAGLVAERRLARGVKLNYPEAMAYISAALLEGARDGQTVAELMHYGTTLLSREQVMDGIPEMIPEIQVEATFPDGTKLVTVHQPIA
- a CDS encoding GNAT family N-acetyltransferase, giving the protein MTYHIRDALLADLPAIRDIYNDAVLNTTAIWNDKTVDLDNRQAWFSARQAQGYPVLVIVDGDDSVLGYASFGDWRPFDGYRHTVEHSVYVRNDQRGNGLGPQLMDALIERAKGCNKHVMIAAIESSNGASIRLHDRAGFVITGQMPQVGTKFGRWLDLTFMQLILDPGAMPPGSHKE